The nucleotide sequence AGCGACCCCATTGTTAATGGGCCTCTGGCCCGCAAAAAAAACGCCGCCCCAGCGAAAAACTCTGCCGATGGCGGCGCTATGCGCATACCTTGACGCGGGGAGTCGTTTCCACCGGGCCTGAAGATCTGGCTTATTCCACAGTAACGCTCTTGGCCAGGTTGCGGGGCTGGTCAACGTCCTTGCCGAGGTAGTCGGCGGTTTCGTAGCTGAACAGCTGCAGCGCGGGCAGAGCCATAAAACCGGCCAACGGCGCGGGGAGCTTGGGGATAACCCAGGTATCCTCGGCCCCAAGGTCAAAGCCCTCGTTGGTCAGGGCGATAACCTTGCCCTGACGGGCCTGCACCTCGACCATGTTGGACTTCACCTTGGGCAGCAGCACATCGTCCAGCGCCAGCGCAAATGTGGGAAAAGAGGGGTCGATCAGGGCGATGGGGCCGTGCTTCATCTCGCCAGCAGCATAGCCCTCGGCATGAATGTACGAAAGTTCCTTGAGTTTCAGCGCGCCCTCAAGGGCCAACGGGTAGCAGTGGCCGCGTCCAAGATAAAAAAAGTTGCGGGCCTGCGAATACTTGCGCGAAAGCTCACGGGCTTTTTTGTGCATGGCGGGCAGCGCGGCGTCAAGCTGGGCTGGCAGGCTTTCGAGCATGGCAATGATCTTGCGGCGCTCGTCGGCGGGCAGGGTGCCGTTGCGTTTGCTCCAGTACAGGGCCATAAGCGCCAGCATGAGCATCTGGCTGCACATGGCCTTGGTGGAGGCCACGCTTATCTCCGGCCCGGCCTGGGTATAGAGCACAGCCGAGGCGTCGCGCGCAATGGACGAGCCCACCACGTTGCACAGGCCAAGCACGGTGATGCCGCGCTCGCGGGCAATGCGCAGGGCGGCAAGCGTGTCGGCGGTTTCGCCGCTCTGGCTGATGACCAGCACCATGTCTTCCTTGTCGAGCAGCAGCGAATCGCGGTAGCGGAACTCGGAGGCTATCTCCACCTGCACGGGCACGTGCGCCCAGTGCTCCAGCAGATGCCGCCCCCACATGCCCGAATGGTACGACGTGCCGCAGGCCACAATGTGCAGACGGCGCGGCACAGGCAGGCTGTCCAGCTCCGCCAGGCGCACGTCGCCGTGGTCGCCTTCCACCCGGCCGGTGAGGCCGTCTGTGACGACGCGGGGCTGCTCAAAAATCTCCTTGAGCATAAAATGGCGGTAGCCGCCCTTTTGCGCAGCCTGCATGTCCCACTGGATGGTCTGCGGCTCGTGATGCACCGGGCTCAGGTCCTTGAGGCGCATGATGGCGTATTCTGAAGCCGTGGCGCGCACAAGCTCGCCGTCTTCAAGAAAAACCACCTGCCGGGTGTAGGGCAGAAAGGCCGGAATGTCGGAGGCCACAAAATTTTCGCCAGTGCCCTGACCAAAAATGAGCGGAGCCGACATGCGCGCGGCATAGATCACGCCTGGCTCGTCCTTGTCCATAAGGCAGACGGCATACGCGCCGTGGGCCTCGCGCAGGGCTGCGGCAAAGGCGTGCAGCAGGTCGGGCTCGGTCTTGCGACGCTCGGAAACAAGGTTCACCAGCACTTCGGTGTCGGTCTCGGAGCTGAAGGTATAGCCTTTGGCCGCGAGGTCGGCCTTTATTTCCTGATAATTTTCAATGATGCCGTTATGCACAATGGCAAGAGCGCCGTCGTTGGAACGGTGAGGATGGGCGTTGCGCTCGGCGGGCACGCCGTGGGTGGCCCAGCGGGTGTGCCCCATGGCGCTGGTGGGCGTGGCGATGCCTTCTTCGTGGGCGAGCTTTTCTTCCAGCGCGGCCAGCTTGCCGGTGGCGCGCACCACATGCAGGCTGCCCTGACGGGCAAAGGCAACGCCGGCAGAGTCGTATCCGCGGTATTCGAGACGGCGCAGGCCTTCAACCACAACGGGAACCGCAGGTCTGTGACCTGCATAACCGATAATGCCGCACATAAAGTGCCTCCTTTCATCGCCGGGCAAAGCCCGGTCACAGACCAGCTGGTCGATCTATGAAATATAGGTAGGTATGTCGTTTTGTAAACATCCCGGCCGTCAGAACGGAAAGGGAATGTGGGGGAAATACACAAGGCCGGAACCGCGTACGCGGTTCCGGTCCATACTGCGGCTGTCTTGTCTGCGGCCTGCGGGCGGGGTTTTACGCCGTGCGGGCTACATGTTTTTTCTGTCTACGATGTCCATATTGTGCACTTCGACCTTGGCGGTCGAAAGCAGGCGCTGCATAAAGGTTTCGTACAGCCCCTGCACGCGCTCGCGCTCCACGGCGTTGGCCATGATATCCTTGACCATGTCCCACTCGGCAGGGTCGGAGGGCTGCACCGCGCCCACGTGCACAAGCACCGCGCCCTGTCCGTCCTTGGGGCTGCTGACCGCAAAGGCGGCGGGCAGCCACTGGCCGATCTTGACGCTGAACACGGCGGCTGCAAGCTCCGGATCCGGGCCGAAGTCCGCCAGTGTTCCACTGCGGTCCATGGGCTTGGCAGTCTTGATGTTCATGCCCGTTTTGAGCGTGGGGTTGATGGCTCCGTCCACAAGGCCCTTGCGGCGCTCGGTCGCCGCGCGCATGGCTTCGGTCAGGGCTTTTTCGCCCTGCAGACGGGTGGTGATTTTTTCTTTAACAGCTTCAAGCGGTTCGCTGGAGGCGGGCTGGGCATTAAGCACGCGGGCAACCACGTAGGCGTCGCCAGCTTCCAGCGCGCGGTCCACCGGCGAATTGGCCGGAGTTTTTTCAAGCACGGCGGCCGATTCAGCCGTAATGCCCATCTTTTGCTGCAGGTCATGTGCAGAGGCAAGGCCCGTCTGCTGCGCCTCCAGGCCAAGGGCCTGGGCGCTCTTTTCGAGGGGTTTGCCGAGGATGTTGTCTTCAATAAGGTTGTCAAGAACATCGCGCAGCTTGTCAGCGCCCTGCTCCTTGGCCATGGCCTTGCGCACTTCGGCGGCCACGGCGGCAAAAGGCTGCGTGCCGCCGCCCTTCTTTTCTTCAACTTTGATGATATGCAGGCCAAACTGGCTGCGCACCGGCGCGGAGACCTTGCCCGCATCAAGGGCAAAGGCGGCGTCTTCAAAAGGCTTGACCGTGGAGCCGCGCTTGATCCAGCCAAGCTCGCCGCCGGGGCCGGCGGCATTGGGGCCGTTGTGGGCGTTGGCTACATCGGCAAAACTTTTGCCGCTTTTGAGCTCGGCCTGGATGGCTGCCACGGTTTCCTGAGCTTTTTTGACATCGGCCTCGGAGGCATCCTCGGCCAGAGGCACGAGGATGTGGGCCGCCTTGACTTCTTCCTGCTGGTTAAACCGGGAGGCGTTGGCATCGTACCACTTGCGGGCGTCGGCCTCGCTGACGGATTCGGGCTTGATCAGGTTTTCTGGCGAAATACGGATATAGGCCACGTCCACCTTGGGCGGAATGGCAAACTCGCCCTTGTGGCTGTCGTAGTAGGCGGCCACCTCCGCATCAGTGGGCTTGGCCCCGGCCATGAAGTCGGCGGCGGGAACAAAGATGTAGTCGGGCACGCGCTGCTCGCGCAAAAAGTTGTAGCGGTTCTGGGCTTCAGCGGGGTCGTGCCAGGCGGCTGCGGTGACCAGGGCAAAAAGCTTTTGCCGCAGCAGGTCTTCGCCCATGTCGTGCTCGTACTGGGCAGGCGTGATGCGCTGCATCTGCAGCACGCGCTTGTATGATTCGGGGTCAAACTGCCCCTTGGCGTTCTGGAAAGCGGGGATCTGCCCCACAGCCATGCGCAGCTCGAGGGGAGTCACCGTAATGCCCGTGCGGGCCGCCTCCTGCCGCAGCAGGGTCTGGCTCACGAGGTCGCGCAGCACCTGACGCCCCAGGCCCTGACGGACCAGGTCGCGCGAGACGCCGGGGTTGTTGCGCATCACGGATTCTTCCGCGTTGCGGTAGGCCATTTCAAAATCCCGTGCGGTGATGGGGTCGCCGTTGACCACGGCCACGAGGTTGCCCGTGCCGCTATCCTTCATGCTGCCCACGCCCCAGAAAATGAAGACGAGAATAATCAGGCCAAAGGCCAGCTTGACGCCGAGAGACTGTGAATTTGAACGGATATACTCAAGCATGCTTACTCCGAGATGCGGTATTTCCAAAAGATAAGGAGGCATCATATGCGTAAACGGCAGGAAACTCAACAACAGGAACGCCACGCGGGAAAATACCTGCGTATGGGCCCTGCATGTGCGCGGGCGCGGTTAGCCCTGGCCGCCTATACCAAGTTTGCGCATTCTGTGCTGCAGCGTTGAGCGCGGCACCCCCAGCAGGGCGGCGGCCCCGCGCGGGCCGGAAATACGCCCGCCCGCGCGTTGCAGGGCGCGCGTTATGTGCTCGCGTTCGTTTTCTTCAAGGGTGGAGATGCGGGCGGTTGCCCAGTCGGCAGGCTTTGCCGCGACGGCATCAACGGCGGCAGGCGCGGCCCCGCCGGCGGCCAAGGCTGGCTGAGGGGCGTCGTCGTTTTCGGGCGACCAGAGGTGCAGGGTCTCCACGACAAAGTCTTCCGTTACGGCAGAGTCGAGCGAATGCAGCAAGATACGGCTTACCACATTGCGCAGTTCGCGGATATTGCCGGGCCATGAATGCCCGGAAAGGGCCTGCACCACAGTGCGGCTCAGGCGGGGAGGGCGGATCTCGTACGTTTTGGCAAACTGGTGGATAAAATGGTCGACAAACAGGGGAATATCATTTTTGCGCTCGCGCAGCGAGGGCATGCGCACAACTACCGAGCCCAGGCGGTAATAGAGGTCGCGCCGCAACCGCCCCTGGGCCATGGCCTGGGCAAGATCAATATTGGTAGCCGATATGACGCGGATGTCCACCCCCACAGACTCTGCCTCGCCCACACGCTCAAACGAATTTTCTTCCATAACCAGCAAGAGCTTGCTCTGCATCTCGGGGGCCAGCTCGCCAATTTCGTCCAGAAACAGCGTGCCGTGCTGCGCCAGCTCAATACGCCCTATGCGCTTGGCCGTAGCGCCCGTAAAGGCCCCCTTGGCGTAGCCGAACATTTCGCTTTCAAACAGGGTGGGAGCGATGGAAGGGCAGTTGACCTTGACGAAGTTTTCGTCGCGGCGGGGGCTGTGCCGGTGCAGCCACCGGGCCAGCATGCTTTTGCCCGTGCCGGTTTCGCCCGTGATAAGCACAGGGATGTTCAGCTTTGAAACCTTGCGCGCAACCGCCATTATGCGGGTCATGGGCGGCGTTTCAAGCAGCTTGGTCTCAAGCAGAATGGTGCTTGAATCGTCAATCATCTTGTCCGTACGGTCCGGCACGGGCCTGCTTTTTGCCATGCGCTCCTCAGCCAGCACGGCAAACAGAAACGTGGTCAGCACGGGCGTAAGCTCAATTAAAAAATTGAGAATTTCAACTATGTTGTCTGGCTGTTTGACAAACGAAACGTGCAGCGTGCCGATAACCTCGCGGTTGATGATCAGCGGCACGGCAATGGTGGCGTTGAGCCCCACCGAAGACAGCGGTATGGGCCCGTCGCCCAGATTGTACGAAGAAAGATCGTTGATAACCACCGGCTTGCGCGAGGAGATGGCCAGGTCGGCAACGGTGTTGCGGGCTATGCGGGTGTTGGAAAGCGACTCCACAACGGTTCCGTCAGCCGCCGTAAACAGGTTGAGAAACTCGCGCTCGGAGTCATACAGGTTGATGCAGAAGCGGTCATAGTGAAACAACACACGAAGCTGTTTTGAGAGCAGCTGAAAAAACGCGTTTCTGTCGATCTTTCCTGCCACAATGCGCGCCAGATGGTGAACTACCTGCCCAACAGTGAGGGAGGGCGTGTTGAGACCTTCGGCTGTAATTTTGTATTCCATGGTGACCGCCAATATTTGGGTAATTTTGTGCCCAAATATCATCATTACTGCCTAAATATCAAGCCATTAGTTGAGCGTTCAATCAAGATTGTGAAAAAAATCCATATTTCCCGCCGCATAATTCGGCTCGCTAAAATTGGCACACGTATTGCTATATCCCTCTCAGCAAGACTTAATGGCAAAAAAAAGACTGGTATTTACATGCGGTAAACAAATATACCACAGGTAAACTATCAAATTTTTGCGGGCGTGATTCTTATTTTGCTCTCAATGCCATTAAGTTTTTTGCCTAAACACATTTCTATACCATTGTTAGTCAAGGAGAGCTGTATGGTAACCCACTTTGTGGTTCACGAACCCGGCGATTGCGTCGGTGTGGTCGTTGTCGAAGGCGTCAAGAAAGGCGATAAGCTCAATGGCTGGGTTATGGACGGCAACCAGAGCATTGAATTTGAAACCCTGAGCGATATCCCGATCGGCCACAAAATTGCCCTCAAGGATCTGGCTGTGGGCGACACCGTCATCAAGTACGGCACCGACATCGGCAAGGTTGTGCAGCCCATCAAGCGCGGCGAACACCTGCATGTCCAGAACGTCAAAACCAAGAGGTGGTAATCCTATGCAAAAGACTTTTATGGGCTATCGCCGCGAAAATGGCCGCGTAGGTATCCGCAACCATGTTGTTATCCTGCCCCTGGACGACCTGTCCAACGCCGCCTGCGAAGCAGTGGGCAACAACGTCAAGGGCACCCTGGCCCTGCCGCACGCCTATGGCCGCCTGCAGTTTGGCGATGACCTTGACCTGCATTTTCGCACGCTGATCGGCGTGGGCTCCAACCCCAACGTTGCCGCCGTTATCGTTATCGGTATCGAACCCCAGTGGACCAAGCGCGTCGTCGACGGCATTGCCAAAACCGGCAAACCCGTGGAAGGCTTTGCCATCGAACAGCACGGCGACCTTGAGACCATCTGCTCCGCTTCGCGCAAGGCCAAGGAATTCGTGCACTTTGCCACCGAGCTGCAGCGCACCGAATGCAAGGTCAACGAGCTGTGGGTCTCCACCAAGTGCGGCGAGTCCGACACCACCTCCGGCATCGCGGCCAACCCCACCGTTGGCAACGCTTTTGACAAGCTGTGGGAAAACGGCGCCACCACCCTGTTTGGTGAAACCACCGAAATCACCGGCGGCGAGCACCTGGTTATGGAGCGTTGCGCCACCCCCGACGTGCGTGCCAAGTTCAAGTTCTTCTTTGACCGCTACGCCAAGGTTGTGGACGACCACAAAACCAACGACCTCAGCGATTCCCAGCCCACCAAGGGCAACATCGAAGGCGGCCTGACCACCATCGAAGAAAAAGCCCTGGGCAACATCCAGAAAATTGGCCGCAAGGCTCCCGTGATCGGCTGCCTCGACAAGGCCGAAATGCCCACCGGCCCCGGCCTGTGGTTTATGGACTCTTCGTCCGCTGCAGCCGAAATGGTCACGCTTTGCGCCGCCTCCGGCTTTGTGGCCCACTTCTTCCCCACTGGTCAGGGCAACATCATCGGCAACCCCATCCTGCCGGTGATCAAGCTGTCGGCCAACCCCCGCACCATCCGCACCATGAGCGAACACAT is from Desulfovibrio desulfuricans and encodes:
- the glmS gene encoding glutamine--fructose-6-phosphate transaminase (isomerizing) codes for the protein MCGIIGYAGHRPAVPVVVEGLRRLEYRGYDSAGVAFARQGSLHVVRATGKLAALEEKLAHEEGIATPTSAMGHTRWATHGVPAERNAHPHRSNDGALAIVHNGIIENYQEIKADLAAKGYTFSSETDTEVLVNLVSERRKTEPDLLHAFAAALREAHGAYAVCLMDKDEPGVIYAARMSAPLIFGQGTGENFVASDIPAFLPYTRQVVFLEDGELVRATASEYAIMRLKDLSPVHHEPQTIQWDMQAAQKGGYRHFMLKEIFEQPRVVTDGLTGRVEGDHGDVRLAELDSLPVPRRLHIVACGTSYHSGMWGRHLLEHWAHVPVQVEIASEFRYRDSLLLDKEDMVLVISQSGETADTLAALRIARERGITVLGLCNVVGSSIARDASAVLYTQAGPEISVASTKAMCSQMLMLALMALYWSKRNGTLPADERRKIIAMLESLPAQLDAALPAMHKKARELSRKYSQARNFFYLGRGHCYPLALEGALKLKELSYIHAEGYAAGEMKHGPIALIDPSFPTFALALDDVLLPKVKSNMVEVQARQGKVIALTNEGFDLGAEDTWVIPKLPAPLAGFMALPALQLFSYETADYLGKDVDQPRNLAKSVTVE
- a CDS encoding SurA N-terminal domain-containing protein, encoding MLEYIRSNSQSLGVKLAFGLIILVFIFWGVGSMKDSGTGNLVAVVNGDPITARDFEMAYRNAEESVMRNNPGVSRDLVRQGLGRQVLRDLVSQTLLRQEAARTGITVTPLELRMAVGQIPAFQNAKGQFDPESYKRVLQMQRITPAQYEHDMGEDLLRQKLFALVTAAAWHDPAEAQNRYNFLREQRVPDYIFVPAADFMAGAKPTDAEVAAYYDSHKGEFAIPPKVDVAYIRISPENLIKPESVSEADARKWYDANASRFNQQEEVKAAHILVPLAEDASEADVKKAQETVAAIQAELKSGKSFADVANAHNGPNAAGPGGELGWIKRGSTVKPFEDAAFALDAGKVSAPVRSQFGLHIIKVEEKKGGGTQPFAAVAAEVRKAMAKEQGADKLRDVLDNLIEDNILGKPLEKSAQALGLEAQQTGLASAHDLQQKMGITAESAAVLEKTPANSPVDRALEAGDAYVVARVLNAQPASSEPLEAVKEKITTRLQGEKALTEAMRAATERRKGLVDGAINPTLKTGMNIKTAKPMDRSGTLADFGPDPELAAAVFSVKIGQWLPAAFAVSSPKDGQGAVLVHVGAVQPSDPAEWDMVKDIMANAVERERVQGLYETFMQRLLSTAKVEVHNMDIVDRKNM
- a CDS encoding sigma-54-dependent Fis family transcriptional regulator encodes the protein MEYKITAEGLNTPSLTVGQVVHHLARIVAGKIDRNAFFQLLSKQLRVLFHYDRFCINLYDSEREFLNLFTAADGTVVESLSNTRIARNTVADLAISSRKPVVINDLSSYNLGDGPIPLSSVGLNATIAVPLIINREVIGTLHVSFVKQPDNIVEILNFLIELTPVLTTFLFAVLAEERMAKSRPVPDRTDKMIDDSSTILLETKLLETPPMTRIMAVARKVSKLNIPVLITGETGTGKSMLARWLHRHSPRRDENFVKVNCPSIAPTLFESEMFGYAKGAFTGATAKRIGRIELAQHGTLFLDEIGELAPEMQSKLLLVMEENSFERVGEAESVGVDIRVISATNIDLAQAMAQGRLRRDLYYRLGSVVVRMPSLRERKNDIPLFVDHFIHQFAKTYEIRPPRLSRTVVQALSGHSWPGNIRELRNVVSRILLHSLDSAVTEDFVVETLHLWSPENDDAPQPALAAGGAAPAAVDAVAAKPADWATARISTLEENEREHITRALQRAGGRISGPRGAAALLGVPRSTLQHRMRKLGIGGQG
- a CDS encoding UxaA family hydrolase; this encodes MVTHFVVHEPGDCVGVVVVEGVKKGDKLNGWVMDGNQSIEFETLSDIPIGHKIALKDLAVGDTVIKYGTDIGKVVQPIKRGEHLHVQNVKTKRW
- a CDS encoding UxaA family hydrolase, whose amino-acid sequence is MQKTFMGYRRENGRVGIRNHVVILPLDDLSNAACEAVGNNVKGTLALPHAYGRLQFGDDLDLHFRTLIGVGSNPNVAAVIVIGIEPQWTKRVVDGIAKTGKPVEGFAIEQHGDLETICSASRKAKEFVHFATELQRTECKVNELWVSTKCGESDTTSGIAANPTVGNAFDKLWENGATTLFGETTEITGGEHLVMERCATPDVRAKFKFFFDRYAKVVDDHKTNDLSDSQPTKGNIEGGLTTIEEKALGNIQKIGRKAPVIGCLDKAEMPTGPGLWFMDSSSAAAEMVTLCAASGFVAHFFPTGQGNIIGNPILPVIKLSANPRTIRTMSEHIDVDVSGILRREMNLDAAGDKLLEMLFRTCNGRNTSAEVLGHREFIMTRLYESA